A single genomic interval of Shewanella halotolerans harbors:
- the yegQ gene encoding tRNA 5-hydroxyuridine modification protein YegQ — protein sequence MFKPELLSPAGTLKNMRYAFAYGADAVYAGQPRYSLRVRNNDFKMENLATGIQEAHSLGKKLYVVSNIAPHNTKLKTYIKDMEPVVAMQPDALIMSDPGLIMMVREAFPDQTVHLSVQANAINWASVKFWQQQGIKRVILSRELSLDEIEEIRQRCPDIELEVFVHGALCMAYSGRCLLSGYINKRDPNQGTCTNACRWKYDAHEAVQTETGDIVAVNPEVQMHNPTLGEGAPSSEIVLLQEAGRPGEYMPAFEDEHGTYIMNSKDLRAIQHVERLTKMGVDSLKIEGRTKSFYYVARTAQLYRQAIEDAAAGREFNPALMYQLEGLAHRGYTEGFLRRHVHDEYQNYDYGYSISDTQQFVGEFTGKRNAMGMAEIDVKNKFSVGDSVELMTPQGNINLTIEHLENRKGESVESGLGSGHFVYLPVPAEVEVERAILMRNLTGEQSTRQPHP from the coding sequence ATGTTTAAACCTGAGCTGCTGTCTCCTGCCGGGACCCTAAAAAATATGCGTTATGCCTTCGCATATGGCGCCGATGCGGTTTACGCTGGCCAACCGAGATATAGCCTGCGTGTCAGAAACAACGATTTCAAGATGGAAAACCTCGCAACGGGTATCCAAGAGGCCCACAGCCTGGGTAAGAAACTCTATGTGGTGAGTAACATCGCCCCTCACAACACTAAGCTCAAAACTTACATCAAGGATATGGAACCTGTGGTGGCCATGCAGCCCGATGCGCTGATCATGTCAGACCCGGGTCTTATCATGATGGTGCGCGAGGCTTTCCCGGATCAAACGGTGCATCTGTCTGTTCAGGCTAACGCCATCAACTGGGCCTCGGTCAAGTTCTGGCAGCAACAAGGGATCAAGCGTGTGATCCTCTCTCGCGAGCTGTCATTGGATGAGATCGAAGAGATACGTCAGCGTTGCCCAGACATAGAGCTCGAGGTCTTCGTACACGGCGCCCTGTGTATGGCTTATTCAGGCCGTTGCCTGCTCTCTGGCTATATCAACAAGCGCGATCCTAACCAGGGTACCTGCACCAACGCCTGCCGCTGGAAGTACGACGCCCACGAGGCGGTGCAGACAGAGACCGGTGACATAGTGGCGGTTAACCCCGAAGTGCAGATGCACAACCCTACCCTGGGCGAAGGCGCGCCAAGTAGCGAGATCGTCTTGCTACAAGAGGCGGGACGTCCGGGCGAATATATGCCAGCCTTCGAAGATGAGCATGGCACCTATATCATGAACTCCAAGGATCTACGCGCCATCCAGCACGTCGAGCGTCTGACCAAGATGGGCGTAGATTCGCTGAAAATCGAAGGCCGTACCAAGTCCTTCTACTATGTGGCCCGTACCGCCCAGCTCTATCGTCAGGCGATCGAAGATGCCGCGGCTGGTCGCGAGTTTAACCCTGCGCTCATGTATCAGCTCGAAGGGCTGGCGCACCGTGGTTACACCGAGGGCTTCCTGCGTCGTCACGTGCACGACGAGTACCAGAACTATGACTATGGCTACTCCATCAGCGATACCCAGCAGTTTGTCGGCGAGTTTACCGGCAAGCGCAACGCCATGGGGATGGCCGAGATCGACGTGAAGAACAAGTTCTCCGTCGGCGACAGCGTCGAACTGATGACGCCCCAGGGCAACATCAACCTGACCATAGAACACCTGGAAAACCGCAAGGGCGAGAGCGTCGAGTCAGGGCTAGGTTCCGGTCACTTCGTCTATCTGCCGGTACCGGCCGAAGTCGAGGTAGAGCGCGCCATCCTGATGCGTAACCTCACCGGTGAGCAGAGCACACGCCAGCCACACCCTTAA